The following are encoded in a window of Risungbinella massiliensis genomic DNA:
- the rplM gene encoding 50S ribosomal protein L13, whose product MRTTYLAKPLEVERKWYVVDAQGKTLGRLASEVATLLRGKHKPVYTPHVDTGDFVVIINASQIELTGNKLAKKMYYRHSGHPGGLKVTTAEKLRATRPERMIELAVKGMLPKGSLGRQQLKKLKVYAGSEHPHQAQQPEVYELRG is encoded by the coding sequence ATGCGCACGACTTATTTAGCGAAGCCACTTGAAGTGGAACGTAAATGGTACGTGGTAGACGCACAAGGTAAGACCCTTGGACGCCTAGCATCCGAAGTAGCAACATTGCTACGTGGTAAACATAAACCAGTATACACTCCTCACGTGGACACTGGGGATTTTGTAGTTATAATCAACGCTTCTCAAATCGAGCTAACTGGTAACAAGTTGGCTAAAAAAATGTACTACCGTCACTCTGGACATCCAGGTGGTTTGAAAGTTACTACTGCTGAAAAACTTCGTGCAACTCGTCCAGAACGCATGATCGAACTCGCAGTAAAAGGCATGTTGCCAAAAGGTAGTCTCGGTCGTCAACAGCTCAAAAAGCTGAAAGTATATGCTGGATCTGAGCATCCACACCAAGCACAACAACCGGAAGTTTACGAACTACGCGGTTAA
- the rpsI gene encoding 30S ribosomal protein S9 yields MAQVQYYGTGRRKESVARVRLVPGDGRIVINGRDIDQYFGLETLKAIVRQPLVLTDTNGRYDVLVNVHGGGYTGQAGAIRHGISRALLKADLEMRPSLKKAGFLTRDPRMKERKKYGLKAARRAPQFSKR; encoded by the coding sequence GTGGCACAAGTTCAATACTACGGAACCGGTCGTCGGAAAGAATCCGTTGCCCGTGTTCGCCTCGTACCTGGAGATGGACGCATCGTAATCAACGGTCGCGACATCGATCAATACTTTGGTTTAGAAACTCTAAAAGCAATTGTACGTCAACCACTTGTTCTTACTGATACAAATGGTCGCTACGATGTACTTGTAAACGTACATGGTGGTGGATACACTGGTCAAGCAGGAGCAATTCGTCATGGTATCTCCCGTGCGCTTCTTAAAGCGGATCTCGAAATGCGTCCATCTTTGAAAAAAGCTGGCTTCTTGACTCGTGACCCTCGTATGAAAGAGCGTAAAAAATACGGTCTTAAAGCAGCTCGTCGTGCACCTCAGTTCTCCAAACGTTAA
- a CDS encoding nucleotidyltransferase domain-containing protein, producing MRVHIQQVIKQLEIDYDIKVLYACESGSRAWGFPSKDSDYDVRFIYVHNKDWYLSIDHKRDVIEIPSRDSISIPINDLLDLSGWELTKALRLFRKSNPPLLEWLRSNIVYYQSYSTIDRMRLIDKNIFSPTSCLYHYLNMAKGNFREYLQGQEVKIKKYFYVLRPILAAKWIEEYNTIPPIGFQDLLDDIILPGELKDAINTLLERKIAGEELNLEPRIDVINQYLHKEIEHLDLYTKSINIQIPDPTIQLDNLFRETLEEVWN from the coding sequence TTGAGAGTCCATATACAGCAGGTTATCAAGCAACTTGAAATCGATTATGATATTAAGGTTCTTTATGCATGTGAATCTGGAAGTCGAGCTTGGGGGTTTCCATCCAAAGATAGTGATTATGATGTTAGATTCATCTATGTACATAATAAGGACTGGTATTTATCCATTGATCATAAAAGAGATGTTATAGAAATTCCTAGTAGGGATTCTATTTCAATACCTATCAATGATTTATTAGATTTAAGTGGCTGGGAACTAACCAAAGCATTAAGGTTATTTAGAAAGTCAAATCCTCCTCTTTTAGAATGGCTTCGCTCAAACATAGTTTATTATCAATCATATTCTACAATTGATAGAATGAGGCTTATAGATAAGAATATTTTCTCACCGACTTCTTGCTTATATCATTACCTGAATATGGCGAAAGGTAATTTCCGTGAATACCTTCAAGGTCAAGAAGTTAAAATTAAAAAGTATTTCTATGTGCTAAGGCCCATTTTAGCAGCAAAATGGATCGAAGAGTATAATACAATTCCTCCCATAGGATTCCAAGATTTATTAGATGATATTATCCTACCTGGAGAACTAAAAGATGCAATCAACACTCTATTAGAACGTAAAATAGCAGGTGAAGAGTTGAACTTGGAACCAAGAATTGATGTGATTAATCAATATCTTCATAAAGAAATAGAACATCTGGATTTATACACTAAAAGTATCAACATTCAAATTCCTGATCCAACAATTCAGCTTGATAATCTATTTAGAGAAACATTAGAAGAGGTTTGGAATTAA
- a CDS encoding TetR/AcrR family transcriptional regulator — translation MRVVKEAEERKNEILDAADELFGQKGFDGTSTNDILEKVGIARGTLYYHFKSKEDIMDALIERYSVRLFDTAQEIAADKSIPVVERIIRVVMSMNLSGESSEEIMEHIHKPQNALMHQKIQRVILGGLTPILTEIIREGTRQGLFSTPFPYECMEMVVAYTNTVFDDDMVPMTNEERVSRIQAFIFNVERLLGAQSGSLMDVMQMFGNENGGNNE, via the coding sequence ATGAGAGTGGTAAAAGAAGCGGAGGAACGCAAGAACGAAATACTTGACGCGGCGGATGAGCTTTTCGGTCAGAAGGGCTTTGACGGCACAAGTACAAACGATATTCTCGAAAAGGTCGGAATTGCGCGGGGAACGCTGTATTATCACTTCAAGTCGAAGGAAGATATTATGGACGCGCTGATTGAGCGGTATAGTGTCCGTCTTTTCGACACGGCGCAAGAAATTGCCGCCGACAAGAGCATACCTGTAGTTGAGCGCATCATCCGTGTTGTTATGTCAATGAACTTAAGTGGCGAAAGCAGCGAAGAAATTATGGAGCACATTCACAAGCCACAGAACGCGCTTATGCATCAGAAAATACAAAGGGTCATATTGGGCGGCCTTACGCCGATCCTGACGGAAATAATCCGTGAAGGCACCCGGCAGGGACTATTCAGTACACCGTTTCCTTACGAATGCATGGAAATGGTTGTGGCATATACGAATACCGTTTTTGATGATGATATGGTTCCCATGACAAATGAGGAGCGTGTTTCACGCATACAGGCGTTTATTTTCAATGTAGAAAGGCTGCTCGGTGCCCAAAGCGGAAGCCTTATGGACGTTATGCAGATGTTTGGCAACGAAAATGGAGGCAACAATGAGTAA
- a CDS encoding MFS transporter, which yields MSNSEKPFGKFVLLWSGQLISAIGSGLTSFGLGVYVFQQTGKASSIALVALLAFMPSLLLSAVAGVLADRYDRRLLMVLGDSLSALGIGFILICMIQGEVQLWQICLGVTISSVFSSLLEPAYKATVTDLLTEEQYTKASGLVQVAGSAKYLISPIIAGFLLTVSDIKLLLVIDICTFFVTVISTLAVRKGLASKKYEQAKSFIREFKDGWGAVSENRGVLVLVIMTSVMLFFIGFVETLFAPMILAFTDSSVLGTIETIAASGMLVTSVIIGIFPIKRDYVKMLSVSLFCAGIFMAAFGLHENIVLICVAGFLFFAMLPFVNTSLDFLIRTNIENSVQGRAWGLIGVISQLGFVVAYALSGVLVDFLFTPMLVDGGVFADSVGKIIGTGSGRGTGFLIIIAGVLLCVTSVILSNLKSVKNLENLRSRGDLCITE from the coding sequence ATGAGTAATTCGGAAAAACCCTTTGGAAAATTTGTTCTTCTGTGGTCCGGACAGCTTATTTCAGCGATCGGAAGCGGGCTTACGTCGTTCGGGCTTGGGGTTTATGTTTTTCAGCAGACGGGAAAGGCGTCGTCAATTGCACTGGTAGCCTTGCTTGCGTTTATGCCCTCGCTTCTTTTAAGTGCTGTGGCAGGAGTGCTTGCGGATCGCTATGACCGCAGGCTTCTCATGGTGCTGGGCGACAGTCTTTCTGCGTTGGGAATTGGTTTCATACTGATTTGTATGATTCAGGGAGAAGTACAGCTATGGCAGATTTGCCTGGGAGTTACCATAAGCTCGGTGTTTTCCTCGCTGCTTGAACCCGCATACAAAGCTACGGTTACGGATTTGCTCACCGAGGAGCAGTACACAAAAGCAAGCGGTCTGGTTCAGGTGGCAGGCTCGGCCAAATATTTGATATCACCCATAATTGCAGGGTTTCTACTCACCGTTTCGGATATAAAACTGTTGCTTGTCATCGACATCTGCACATTTTTTGTAACCGTTATATCAACTCTTGCTGTACGCAAAGGTCTTGCCTCCAAGAAATATGAACAGGCAAAATCGTTTATCCGTGAATTCAAAGACGGTTGGGGTGCCGTTTCTGAAAACAGAGGCGTGCTTGTCCTTGTGATCATGACATCGGTAATGCTATTTTTCATCGGCTTCGTAGAAACACTTTTCGCGCCGATGATCCTTGCTTTTACGGACAGCTCCGTATTAGGAACGATTGAAACAATCGCCGCCTCGGGAATGCTTGTTACCAGTGTGATTATTGGAATTTTTCCGATAAAAAGGGACTACGTGAAAATGCTTTCGGTTTCGCTGTTTTGTGCCGGAATATTTATGGCGGCGTTCGGACTGCACGAAAATATTGTACTTATCTGCGTTGCGGGATTTCTGTTTTTTGCAATGCTCCCGTTTGTAAACACAAGTTTGGATTTCCTGATCCGTACCAACATAGAAAATTCCGTTCAGGGCAGAGCGTGGGGACTGATCGGTGTTATTTCTCAGCTTGGATTTGTAGTCGCTTATGCGCTTTCGGGTGTGCTTGTGGATTTTCTGTTCACTCCAATGCTTGTTGACGGCGGAGTGTTTGCTGACAGTGTGGGAAAGATCATCGGCACAGGCAGCGGCAGAGGTACAGGATTTCTTATTATCATCGCGGGAGTGCTGCTATGTGTGACTTCAGTAATTCTATCTAATCTAAAATCGGTTAAAAATCTTGAAAATTTAAGGAGCAGAGGTGACTTATGTATTACAGAATAA
- a CDS encoding ABC transporter permease: MYYRIIRNDMLNSKVITLTTMIFVAASAMLVSLAAILVINLSGALDTLMKRAETPHFMQMHSGKIDTERLKDFAEKNSNVDEFQVVEFLNIDGSQFILGDNTLANSVQDNGLSTQSKKFDYLLDLDGNIINAADGEIYVPISYMKDNTTKVGDKAVINGMEFIVAGFLRDSTMNSSLSTSKRFLVSENDYAEMKKLGNTEYLIEFRLKDMSTLGAFEAAYMSAGLDANGPTVTYSLFQMMNSLSDGMMIGVILLVSVLVVTIAFMCIRFTLLTKIEEDYREIGVMKAIGLRVSDIKKIYLAKYAAIAATGSILGFALSLMFQGMLLENIRLYMGESENSSYGLLFGIIGILLVFLAIIAYVNGVLRRFRKISAAEAIRFGTSQEKKAGAKRFTLSGNRMFSTNIFLGIKDVLSRKRIYATMLSVLVISSFIIIVPQNLYNTISSKSFINYMGIGNYDLRIQPASDSSEKAPEIIKAMDNDSMISKYTVLTTKTFKVKTENGSEENLKVELGDHSIFPIEYTTGGAPAAEDEIALSVINADEMSKKVGDVITLVIEGKEKALKVSGIYSDITNGGKTAKAVFTDNSADIIWIIISAELSDKYLVDKKVLEYTDRFAFAKVSDIDEFVTQTLGSTISSIEIASYASIAVALVIMVLVTLLFMKMLVAKDRYSIAVMKALGFTNSDMKTQYVSRSVFVLIIGIVLGTILANTLGEILAGAVVSSFGASTFEFTVNPISAYLLSPLMMICTVLIATMIGTSGAGKIKISENIKE; this comes from the coding sequence ATGTATTACAGAATAATCCGCAATGACATGTTAAACAGCAAAGTGATCACGCTGACAACCATGATATTTGTCGCAGCCTCAGCAATGCTTGTTTCACTCGCGGCGATTCTCGTCATCAATCTTTCGGGCGCGCTAGATACGCTGATGAAGCGAGCAGAAACACCGCATTTTATGCAGATGCATTCGGGAAAAATTGATACTGAGCGACTTAAGGATTTTGCGGAGAAAAATAGCAATGTCGATGAATTCCAGGTGGTCGAATTTCTCAACATAGACGGATCGCAGTTCATTTTGGGCGATAATACGCTTGCAAATAGTGTTCAGGATAACGGACTCAGCACACAGAGCAAAAAATTTGATTATCTTCTCGATCTTGATGGGAACATCATCAATGCAGCCGATGGCGAAATTTATGTTCCTATAAGCTATATGAAGGACAATACCACTAAGGTTGGTGACAAAGCCGTAATTAACGGGATGGAATTTATCGTTGCCGGATTTCTCCGCGACTCGACGATGAATTCCTCGCTCTCCACCTCAAAGAGATTTCTTGTCAGTGAAAATGATTATGCGGAAATGAAAAAACTGGGAAATACGGAGTATCTAATTGAGTTTAGATTAAAGGATATGTCAACACTCGGTGCATTTGAAGCTGCTTATATGTCGGCAGGACTTGATGCGAATGGACCAACGGTTACATATTCACTTTTCCAAATGATGAATTCACTTTCTGACGGGATGATGATCGGGGTTATCCTTCTTGTAAGCGTATTGGTCGTTACAATCGCGTTTATGTGCATACGCTTTACGCTTCTTACGAAAATCGAAGAGGACTACCGTGAAATTGGCGTTATGAAGGCAATAGGGTTGCGTGTTTCCGACATAAAAAAGATTTATCTTGCGAAATACGCGGCGATTGCGGCGACAGGTAGTATTCTTGGTTTTGCACTTTCGCTAATGTTTCAAGGCATGCTTCTTGAAAATATACGGCTTTATATGGGGGAAAGCGAAAATTCTTCTTATGGATTGCTATTCGGTATCATCGGTATACTGCTTGTATTCCTCGCGATCATTGCCTATGTAAACGGAGTGCTGAGACGCTTTCGGAAAATATCTGCTGCGGAAGCAATACGCTTTGGCACTTCACAGGAAAAGAAAGCTGGCGCTAAGCGTTTTACCCTGAGCGGAAACAGGATGTTTAGCACGAATATATTTCTCGGTATCAAAGATGTTCTCTCAAGGAAAAGAATTTACGCCACCATGCTTTCGGTGCTGGTGATTTCGTCATTCATCATTATTGTTCCGCAGAACCTGTACAACACGATTTCCTCCAAAAGCTTTATCAATTATATGGGGATCGGAAACTACGATTTACGCATACAGCCTGCTAGCGACAGCTCTGAAAAAGCCCCTGAAATTATAAAGGCGATGGACAACGACAGTATGATTTCAAAGTATACCGTCCTTACAACAAAAACATTCAAAGTAAAAACGGAAAACGGATCAGAGGAAAATCTAAAAGTTGAACTCGGCGACCATTCGATTTTCCCTATCGAATATACCACGGGCGGAGCACCTGCCGCAGAAGACGAAATTGCACTTTCGGTTATTAACGCAGATGAGATGAGCAAAAAGGTTGGAGATGTCATTACGCTGGTGATTGAGGGGAAGGAGAAAGCTCTCAAGGTTAGCGGAATTTATTCCGACATTACCAACGGTGGCAAAACTGCAAAGGCTGTTTTTACCGACAATTCCGCGGACATTATATGGATCATTATCTCCGCAGAGCTTTCAGATAAATATCTTGTCGACAAAAAGGTTTTGGAATATACGGACAGGTTTGCTTTTGCAAAGGTTTCGGACATTGATGAATTTGTTACACAGACATTAGGCTCGACAATAAGTTCCATCGAAATAGCCTCTTACGCTTCCATTGCTGTTGCGCTGGTTATTATGGTACTGGTTACACTCTTGTTTATGAAAATGCTTGTTGCAAAAGATAGATATTCCATTGCAGTGATGAAAGCCCTCGGTTTTACAAACTCGGATATGAAGACACAGTATGTTTCGCGTTCCGTTTTTGTTCTGATTATCGGAATTGTGCTCGGTACGATTTTAGCGAACACTCTCGGAGAGATACTTGCTGGTGCGGTTGTGTCCTCGTTTGGAGCGTCGACGTTTGAGTTTACGGTCAATCCGATTTCGGCGTATCTGCTTAGTCCGCTGATGATGATCTGTACGGTACTGATCGCAACGATGATTGGCACATCAGGTGCAGGAAAAATAAAAATTTCCGAAAATATAAAGGAGTAG
- a CDS encoding ABC transporter ATP-binding protein: MKKIIIGENIVKYFGEGDEQRNVLDEVSVEINEGEFVSVMGPSGSGKSTLMFALSGTDGVDGGKVVFDGRDLSEIRENELSDIRRTQMGFVFQQPTMLKNLNILDNIMLPSMRDNRKNAAKISDKARELMKRTGIAELGKRDITQVSGGQLQRAGICRALMNSPEIIFGDEPTGALNSQSAQEIMDIFSEINEDGTAVMLVTHDAKVAARTERIMFMRDGKIESELNLPKFDGTDLDSRVKKVTVKMREIGI, encoded by the coding sequence ATGAAGAAGATTATTATTGGTGAAAATATAGTAAAGTATTTCGGCGAGGGCGATGAACAGCGCAATGTTCTCGATGAAGTGTCCGTTGAAATAAACGAGGGCGAGTTCGTTTCGGTTATGGGACCTTCGGGCTCGGGAAAATCGACGCTGATGTTTGCACTGAGCGGAACGGATGGCGTTGATGGCGGAAAGGTCGTTTTTGATGGCAGGGATTTATCGGAGATCAGAGAGAATGAGCTTTCAGATATACGTAGAACACAAATGGGATTTGTTTTTCAACAGCCTACTATGCTGAAAAATCTCAATATCCTCGACAACATTATGCTTCCGTCCATGCGCGACAACAGAAAAAACGCCGCAAAAATTTCAGACAAGGCAAGAGAGCTTATGAAAAGGACAGGCATTGCGGAGCTTGGAAAACGAGACATTACACAGGTTTCAGGAGGTCAGCTTCAGCGTGCGGGAATATGCCGTGCGCTTATGAACAGCCCGGAAATCATCTTCGGCGACGAGCCTACGGGTGCGCTCAACTCACAATCCGCACAGGAGATTATGGACATATTTTCTGAAATCAACGAGGACGGTACTGCGGTTATGCTTGTAACTCACGACGCAAAGGTTGCGGCACGGACGGAGCGCATTATGTTTATGCGCGACGGAAAAATCGAAAGCGAGCTGAATCTTCCGAAGTTTGATGGAACGGATCTGGATAGCAGAGTCAAAAAAGTAACAGTGAAAATGCGGGAAATAGGAATATGA
- a CDS encoding NADPH-dependent FMN reductase, which yields MANLKIGIILGSTRQGRVSPQVGNWVKEIADKRGDADYEIVDIADFKLPFLGEGTGQEPGLKAWPEKLESLDGFVFIVAEYNHSISGALKNALDSARDEWNNKAAGIVSYGSTGGARAAEHLRGILGELHVADVRTHPTLSLFTDFENFSEFKPAELHLDNVNLMLEQVVAWSGALKTVR from the coding sequence ATGGCTAACTTAAAAATTGGTATTATCTTAGGAAGCACTCGTCAAGGGCGTGTAAGTCCACAAGTAGGAAATTGGGTGAAAGAAATTGCCGACAAACGTGGAGACGCTGATTATGAAATCGTCGATATTGCCGATTTCAAATTACCTTTCTTAGGAGAGGGTACTGGTCAAGAACCAGGACTAAAAGCTTGGCCAGAAAAACTTGAGAGCCTAGATGGATTTGTATTCATTGTTGCTGAATACAATCACAGTATCTCAGGAGCATTAAAGAACGCACTCGATTCAGCCCGCGATGAATGGAACAATAAAGCAGCAGGGATCGTAAGCTACGGTTCAACAGGTGGAGCTCGTGCAGCAGAGCATTTACGGGGAATTTTGGGTGAATTACATGTTGCGGACGTTCGTACTCATCCAACATTGTCACTATTTACTGATTTTGAGAACTTCAGTGAATTCAAACCAGCTGAGTTACACCTTGATAATGTAAATCTTATGCTGGAACAAGTTGTCGCTTGGAGCGGTGCATTAAAGACGGTAAGATAA
- the cwlD gene encoding N-acetylmuramoyl-L-alanine amidase CwlD, producing the protein MSFPRFTRKRAFLWITIAIIAAFLIPIATQFTLQPSQLWDLPLVGKTILIDAGHGGKDAGASSKDGLQEKEITLKIASYLQEQLEQAGAYVVMTRDEDEELSDPEAHKLGKRKAQDLARRVKMVSEVKADLVISIHLNSFPDTSVKGAQAFYNPLQEENKKLAEAIQAEMSRNLPNAQKAAKGKNDVYLLKESPVPTSLVEVGFLSNPEEATLLASDGYQKKLSTALYYGILEYYTGAKQTMAYR; encoded by the coding sequence ATGTCCTTTCCTCGATTCACAAGAAAACGTGCATTTTTATGGATTACGATCGCAATCATTGCCGCATTCCTAATCCCGATTGCTACTCAATTTACATTACAACCCAGTCAACTATGGGATCTACCTTTAGTAGGGAAGACGATCCTGATCGATGCCGGCCATGGTGGAAAAGATGCTGGTGCCTCTAGCAAAGATGGATTGCAAGAAAAAGAGATAACACTCAAAATCGCGAGCTATCTTCAAGAGCAGTTAGAACAAGCTGGGGCTTATGTGGTGATGACACGCGATGAAGATGAGGAGTTGTCGGATCCAGAGGCACACAAATTAGGAAAGAGAAAAGCTCAGGATTTAGCAAGAAGAGTCAAAATGGTGAGCGAAGTAAAGGCGGATTTAGTCATTAGTATTCATTTGAACTCTTTTCCTGACACAAGTGTAAAAGGAGCTCAAGCTTTTTATAATCCTCTTCAAGAAGAGAACAAGAAACTAGCAGAGGCAATTCAAGCTGAGATGTCTCGTAACTTACCAAATGCGCAAAAAGCTGCAAAAGGTAAGAATGATGTCTATCTACTAAAAGAATCGCCAGTCCCTACCTCTTTAGTTGAAGTAGGATTCCTTTCCAATCCAGAGGAAGCCACACTGCTAGCTTCTGATGGTTACCAAAAAAAGCTTTCTACTGCTCTTTATTATGGCATCTTGGAATATTACACAGGAGCAAAGCAAACGATGGCATATCGCTAA
- a CDS encoding P-loop NTPase, with product MITTEKVLDVLRDVKDPELNKSLVELNMIRNIQIHDSQVSLEVVLTITGCPLKITIQEDVENAIKKLGASQVDVTFGAMTDEERAALSRLLQAERQGTPNPATGAAKQPSAPSIPALLRKDSPTTFLAIASGKGGVGKSTVTVNLAVALARLGKKVGIIDADIYGFSVPDMMGITQRPVVIDETILPVERFGVKVISMGFFVEDNAPVIWRGPILGKMLRNFLSEVHWGELDYLLLDLPPGTGDIALDVHQLIPQSKEILVTTPHATAAFVAARAGAMAIHTKHELLGVVENMSWYESKSGEKEYVFGRGGGEKLAQELNVELLSQIPLSAPEGMDLDSPNFAPSVYPENHPIGELYQKLAKQTIKATSQK from the coding sequence ATGATTACAACGGAGAAGGTCTTGGATGTACTCCGAGATGTCAAAGACCCAGAGCTAAATAAGAGTTTAGTAGAATTAAATATGATACGTAATATTCAGATACACGATAGTCAAGTCTCTTTGGAAGTAGTATTGACTATCACTGGATGTCCACTAAAAATAACAATTCAAGAAGATGTGGAGAATGCGATTAAAAAGTTGGGTGCTTCGCAAGTCGATGTTACTTTTGGTGCTATGACGGACGAAGAGAGAGCGGCTTTATCACGACTTTTACAAGCTGAGAGACAAGGAACCCCTAACCCAGCAACAGGAGCTGCTAAACAACCTTCTGCTCCTTCTATTCCCGCCCTTTTACGTAAGGATTCCCCTACAACCTTTCTAGCGATTGCATCTGGTAAAGGAGGAGTAGGAAAATCGACGGTTACAGTTAACTTAGCTGTAGCATTGGCTCGTTTAGGCAAGAAAGTTGGCATAATCGATGCGGACATTTACGGTTTTAGCGTACCAGATATGATGGGGATTACACAGCGTCCAGTGGTAATAGATGAAACAATCTTACCTGTTGAGAGATTTGGGGTAAAAGTAATTTCAATGGGCTTTTTTGTAGAAGACAACGCACCTGTCATCTGGAGGGGGCCTATTCTAGGAAAGATGTTGCGTAATTTCTTGTCTGAGGTTCATTGGGGCGAATTAGACTATCTTCTCCTAGATTTACCTCCAGGCACAGGGGATATCGCCTTAGATGTTCATCAGTTGATCCCACAGAGCAAAGAAATACTAGTCACGACGCCACACGCAACAGCCGCTTTTGTAGCAGCTAGGGCAGGTGCAATGGCGATCCACACCAAACATGAGTTGTTAGGGGTAGTAGAGAACATGTCTTGGTATGAGAGCAAATCAGGAGAGAAAGAATATGTCTTTGGTCGTGGAGGAGGAGAGAAGTTGGCACAAGAATTGAATGTGGAGCTTTTATCCCAAATTCCATTATCTGCTCCTGAAGGAATGGATCTCGACTCTCCAAACTTTGCGCCATCCGTTTATCCAGAGAATCATCCAATTGGGGAGTTATATCAAAAGCTTGCAAAGCAAACTATCAAAGCTACATCTCAAAAATAA
- the gerD gene encoding spore germination lipoprotein GerD, whose protein sequence is MPQKWILSFALPLLLISACNNQDQATNQSQVDYQQVKQILIDTIHTQEGKKAIQELLKDPEFQTHMQLQSKAMEEYVAKSIQNQTTQKDWINLLSNPTVAEQIMKATEKQQQETMKILMKDPKFQQSMMDILKDPEFSKQLLEVMKSKENRQETLKLIQETLKTPSFQDELKKKIQETQPTQGQDQGQGQSQGQGQGEEQGGQ, encoded by the coding sequence ATGCCACAAAAATGGATATTATCTTTCGCTCTTCCCCTTCTTTTGATTAGCGCATGTAACAATCAGGATCAAGCTACCAATCAATCCCAAGTTGATTATCAACAGGTAAAACAAATTTTGATTGATACTATACATACGCAAGAGGGCAAAAAAGCCATTCAAGAGCTACTAAAAGATCCCGAGTTTCAAACACATATGCAGCTGCAATCGAAAGCCATGGAAGAGTATGTAGCGAAATCAATACAAAATCAAACTACACAAAAAGATTGGATCAATCTGTTATCTAACCCAACTGTTGCAGAACAAATAATGAAGGCAACAGAGAAACAACAACAAGAGACTATGAAAATATTGATGAAAGATCCAAAGTTCCAGCAGTCTATGATGGATATCCTAAAGGATCCGGAATTCTCTAAACAGCTATTAGAAGTGATGAAAAGTAAAGAAAATCGGCAAGAAACATTAAAACTGATTCAAGAGACATTAAAAACACCTAGTTTTCAAGACGAACTGAAAAAGAAAATTCAGGAGACACAACCAACGCAAGGTCAGGATCAAGGCCAAGGTCAGAGTCAGGGTCAAGGCCAAGGTGAAGAACAAGGTGGTCAATAA
- a CDS encoding KinB-signaling pathway activation protein, protein MRLKNLLIWFVFTIAISGIIAIPLGFLLEMLSGEMLFFDSPKMSAFTQMLLAGLTLGSVAILGFFAYLVFNWLALGLLRNTQLFQIIQLGVIILIGFPLVQFQFASFAHETILIRLAIPIVVFVSAFVVSWWKVQKTKHQAFVPTFFFMVTATVLEAFPALNSKEGTLPFAYVLFTVLILIVCNAYQISNLHRWTSPKKQEDSSKQNKKANPSKKASSSKVAKA, encoded by the coding sequence ATGAGACTAAAAAATTTACTAATTTGGTTTGTCTTTACGATTGCAATTAGTGGAATCATCGCGATTCCTTTAGGATTCCTTTTAGAAATGCTTTCAGGAGAGATGTTATTTTTTGACTCCCCAAAAATGTCCGCGTTCACCCAAATGTTACTTGCTGGGCTAACATTGGGATCAGTAGCAATTTTAGGATTCTTCGCTTATCTAGTTTTTAACTGGTTAGCTCTTGGATTACTGCGCAATACACAGCTGTTTCAAATCATCCAATTAGGAGTCATCATATTAATCGGTTTTCCATTAGTCCAATTTCAATTTGCATCCTTTGCACACGAAACAATCTTGATTCGATTAGCTATTCCAATTGTGGTTTTTGTATCAGCTTTTGTTGTTTCATGGTGGAAAGTGCAAAAAACCAAACATCAAGCCTTTGTACCTACATTTTTCTTCATGGTGACAGCAACCGTTTTAGAAGCATTTCCAGCTTTAAATTCAAAAGAAGGGACTCTTCCTTTTGCATATGTTTTGTTTACTGTTCTAATCTTAATTGTTTGCAATGCTTATCAGATTAGCAATCTTCACCGATGGACATCTCCCAAAAAACAAGAGGATTCCTCAAAACAAAACAAAAAAGCCAACCCTTCTAAAAAGGCTAGCTCTTCTAAGGTAGCAAAGGCATAA